A stretch of DNA from Acidobacteriota bacterium:
CCTCGGCATCGATCGAAATACCGGCGAGCCCGCGAAACTCATTCGCCCCCGAAAAAACGAGCGGCACAAGCGACGGCCGCGTCTCCTCGATCGCGAGGCCGAACTGCCGGGCGATGCCGTAGCCGAAGCCGGTGGCGCCGATCTTTGGGAAGGATGGCCCGCCGGTGGCAATGACGAGCGCTTCGCTCTCAAATATTCCGCGGGAAGTGCGAACGACGAAGTGCTTGTCTTTCTCGATCCGCTCGACGCTCGTGTCGGTCTTGATCTCGACCCGCGAAGTGCGGCACTCGGCGAGCAGCATATCGACGATCTCATGCGAGCGGCCGCGACAGAAAAGCTGGCCGAGCTTTTTCTCGTAATACTCGATGCGGTGGCGTTTGACCAATTCGACAAAGTCGGTGGGCGTATAGCGGGCGAGGGCCGAGCGGGCGAAGTGCGGATTGCGCGAGACGAAGTTCTCGGCCGTCGTGTTGAGATTGGTAAAGTTGCAACGGCCGCCGCCGGAGATGACGATCTTGCGGCCGACCTCGGCATTGTGCTCGACGACGAGCACGCGACGCCCTCGTCGGCCAGCCGCGATAGCGCAAAAAAGCCCCGCGGCCCCGCCTCCGATGATGATGACGTCAGCCTTCACCGGCAACAACGCAAGCTACTTAGCAAAGAGCCGGATCACTTCATTCATCAGCTCGTCAAAGGCTTCATTAGTTTCGCCCGCGGGCGTCGGTGGGCGGGTCACCCGGATCTTGATGAAATGATTCTTGTAAACGAAAAGATAGATCTCCGATTCAAGCCCTGTCCTGTTTGCGGAAAGTGTGTAGAGGGTGTAAAGCGCCTCAACGCCATCTCCTTCGCCGATCGTGATCGTGCCGGAGCGGATCTCGCGTACGTTTTGATAATAGCCCGCATCGGCCGCCGCTGCTATATCTGACCTCGCTTGGGTCATCTGGCCGGCGACCGGCCCTGTCAGGCTGTCCGAGATCGTTTTCAGCCCGCCGTTGTAAACATAAAATGTAACGCGGCCGTTTTCACTCGAGTCATACGAAACGCTATAACCGAGTGCGGCGGTCGGGTAGCGCGTTATCGAGCTCTTCTCCCAGCCATCGACCTCGGGAAACTCGACCTTACCGTCAAAGGGCTTGTCCGTCTCGAGCTTGTACTTCTGCTCGGCGGGCGGCGTTGACTGCGGCATCGGCTTTGGCGGCGGTTGTGGCTTCGCTTGCGCGGCGGCAACCATCGCAAGGGCGAGGATCGAAAGAATTGTGGTAGTTAAATGCTTCATTTTGTCTCTCCGTGATGGCTCAGATATTGATCGCACGGGAAAGCGTAAACCAAGCGTTCGGCTTGGTCAATATCTATGCGCTATTCTTGTAGCCTAAATACAATGCTGACTTTGATAACAGGTGCCAACGGGATGGTTGCCCGGGCGGCGAGGGAATATTGCGAAAGTATCGGCGATGAGGTGCACGCGTTTGCTCGAGCTGAGCTCGACATCGCGGATGCTGACGCCGTGCGGCAGACGATCGAGCGGCTGCGGCCGGACGCGATCTTGAACTGTGCGGCGTTTACCGACGTTGACGGTGCCGAAGCCCAAGTCGAGGCGTGCTATGCGGCAAACGTTGAGGGCGTCCGGAATCTCGCCCGCTCGGCGGCCGACTTTGACGCGCGGTTCGTTACCATCTCGACCGATTATGTTTTCAGCGGCGAGAAGGAAGGCCTTTACACCGAGGACGATCTGCCGGAGCCGAAAGGCGTTTACGCCGTCTCAAAATTCGAAGGCGAGCTGGCCGCCGCTGAGGCAAACCCGGAGGCGGTCGTCGTCCGCTCGGGCTGGATCTATGGCCGCGGCGGGACGAACTTTTTGAGTGTTATGCATCGCTTGCTCGGCGAAGGGAAAGCGATCAAGGCCATCAGCGATTCATACGGTACGCCGACCTACGCCGGCGACCTTGCCCGGCGAATGCGCGAACTTGCCGCGAGCGACTTCACCGGCGTCATCCACGTTACGAATGCAGGCGAGGGAACAAGCTACTCAGGCTTTGCGAAAAAGCTGGCGGAGCTTGGCGGATTTGACGCTTCGCTCATCGAGGA
This window harbors:
- a CDS encoding NAD(P)/FAD-dependent oxidoreductase → MKADVIIIGGGAAGLFCAIAAGRRGRRVLVVEHNAEVGRKIVISGGGRCNFTNLNTTAENFVSRNPHFARSALARYTPTDFVELVKRHRIEYYEKKLGQLFCRGRSHEIVDMLLAECRTSRVEIKTDTSVERIEKDKHFVVRTSRGIFESEALVIATGGPSFPKIGATGFGYGIARQFGLAIEETRPSLVPLVFSGANEFRGLAGISIDAEVTAGAHSFRENILFTHRGLSGPAILQASNYWSPGGEVEFNLLPAQDIATAVNENRRSRQRLDNFLKGFLPERFVEIFTAGRLPQKPLNELSNRDIEMIEAELHRWRRTFTETEGWDKAEVTFGGVSTRELSSQTMEAKRVPGLYFIGEVVDVTGWLGGYNFQWAWASGHAAGTAV
- the rfbD gene encoding dTDP-4-dehydrorhamnose reductase — translated: MLTLITGANGMVARAAREYCESIGDEVHAFARAELDIADADAVRQTIERLRPDAILNCAAFTDVDGAEAQVEACYAANVEGVRNLARSAADFDARFVTISTDYVFSGEKEGLYTEDDLPEPKGVYAVSKFEGELAAAEANPEAVVVRSGWIYGRGGTNFLSVMHRLLGEGKAIKAISDSYGTPTYAGDLARRMRELAASDFTGVIHVTNAGEGTSYSGFAKKLAELGGFDASLIEDVSGETLKRPAPRPKSSKLGSVREVKSLGALPDWEDALKRFLATANVS